The following proteins are co-located in the Peromyscus maniculatus bairdii isolate BWxNUB_F1_BW_parent chromosome 23, HU_Pman_BW_mat_3.1, whole genome shotgun sequence genome:
- the Tmem119 gene encoding transmembrane protein 119, whose amino-acid sequence MVSSLLLSLLLLTRPVPAVGYSVSLPATFLEDVGGSGEAEGSSASSPSPPPPRTPAFSPTPGMPQPTALDGPSPPTNLLDGIMDFFRQYVMLIAVVGSLTFLLMFIVCAALITRQKHKATAYYPSSFPEKKYVDQSDRAGGPRAFSEVPDRASDSRPEEALDSSQQLQADILAATQNLRSPARVVPGGGEGTKPGKGGSEDEVPSSQEAAQETPVCGVTAEKPGVPDQSEAEGAPAASEGQGGQEGSFSAAQESQGPASPPESSCACSRVSPTV is encoded by the coding sequence ATGGTCTCCAGCCTCCTCTTGTCTCTGTTGCTGCTTACGAGGCCTGTGCCTGCGGTGGGCTACTCTGTGTCCCTCCCGGCCACCTTCCTGGAGGATGTGGGGGGCAGCGGAGAAGCCGAGGGCTCCTCAGCCTCTTCCCCGAGCCCGCCACCACCCCGGACTCCAGCCTTCAGCCCCACACCGGGGATGCCCCAGCCCACGGCTCTGGACGGCCCCTCGCCCCCCACTAACCTCCTGGATGGGATCATGGACTTCTTCCGCCAGTACGTCATGCTCATTGCCGTGGTAGGCTCTCTGACCTTCCTGCTCATGTTCATCGTCTGCGCCGCGCTCATCACCCGCCAGAAGCACAAGGCCACGGCCTACTACCCATCCTCCTTCCCTGAGAAGAAGTACGTGGACCAGAGTGACCGGGCTGGGGGGCCCCGTGCCTTCAGCGAGGTCCCTGACAGGGCATCCGACAGCCGGCCGGAAGAGGCCCTGGACTCCTCTCAGCAGCTCCAGGCTGACATCCTGGCCGCCACCCAGAACCTCCGCTCTCCAGCCAGAGTGGTGCCAGGCGGTGGGGAGGGAACCAAGCCAGGGAAGGGTGGGTCAGAGGATGAGGTGCCGAGCAGCCAGGAGGCGGCCCAGGAAACCCCAGTATGCGGGGTCACCGCAGAGAAGCCGGGGGTCCCAGACCAGTCTGAGGCTGAAGGGGCTCCTGCAGCCAGTGAGGGCCAGGGGGGACAAGAAGGGTCTTTCTCTGCAGCCCAGGAATCCCAGGGACCCGCCAGCCCCCCTGAGAGTTCCTGCGCTTGCAGCAGAGTCTCCCCAACGGTCTAA